The genomic DNA ACAAATAGTCCATGTAGGTGTAATTCCTGCATGTGTCATTATTATTTTTTTTGATTCATCAATTTGTAACATTGGTTGGTATCTCAACCAATTAATTAATTTATCTGCATGTGATGATTGGAATATATTAGTATGGCAGGCATATTTTTTTTTATATCGGTAGTTAAAGTTGGCGTATGATCTTAATAAATTTAAGTCGTGGTTACCTAGTACAATTCTGACACTATTTTTTAGTTTGTAAATTAAATTCAATACTTCTAATGAATGTGGTCCTTTTGCCACCAAATCTCCAGTAATCCAGAGAGTATCTATTTTAGGATTAAATTTAACGGTGTTTAGTATTTTTTTTAAGCTTGTATAGCAACCGTGTATATCACCAATTAAATAAGTTGACATAGTATGTTACAAATTTGTAAAAAAGAAAATTATCGATATAAAATTTTTACGATTTTTTTAGGTATTTTTATGTTTTATATTTGTTATTGTTATTTATTTTAGACATTTATGGTTAGTTATAGTTGTTTTAAGTGTTTTTTGTGATGTGTGTTTTTTTAAGTTTTTATGTTATTGGTATATGCATTTTTTTGTGGCATTTGCTAAGTTACAAAATTGTTCAATATTTAAATTTTCTGCTCGTGATTGTAAGTTGATTCCTTGGTTTTTTAGTTCTTGTGGTTCAAATATTGAACTTAAGCTATTTTTAATAGTTTTTCGGCGTTGATTAAATGCTATTCTAGTGACTGTATTTAATTTTTGTATATCAGTTTTTGGGTATGGATTGTTGTTTGTATGGTACGGTACTAATTTCACCATTCTTGAGTTTACTTGTGGTTTTGGTACAAATGCATGTGATTGAACTTCTAATACACCGGTTATTGAACAGTAATATTGTGAAACAACGCTTAGTTTTCCGTAATTTTTATTATTGGGAGCGGCCATTAAACGTTTGGCTATTTCTGTTTGTAACATAAGATACATATCTTGAATGATATCAGAATATTGAAGTAAATGAAATATTATTTTTGTTGCGATATTGTAGGGTAAATTTCCAATTATTCTGATTGGTTGTCCAATGTGATTAGATAGTTCTTTAAAATTTATAGTTGTAACATTTTTTTGTATTACATTTATTTTTTTTATGGATAAATTTTTGATTAATCGTTGAGATAGATTTTGATCAATTTCAATTACCGTTAGTTGATCGACTAGTTTGATTATTTCTTTAGTTAATGCACCTAATCCTGGGCCAATTTCAACAGTTATTTGTTGTTTTTTTAATTGAATATGATTGATAATAGTATTAATAATGTTTTGATCTTTTAAGAAAGTCTGTCCTAGTTTTTTTTTTATTAAATGGTTTTTATAGAAAATTTTTTTCATGTGATTTATTGATCATTTGAATTGCAAGTTTGATGGCCATATTTATACTTCCAGTATTGATGTATTTTGTTCCTGCTAGTTCAATAGCAGTGCCGTGGTCAACAGAAGTACGGATAAAAGGTAATCCTAAAGTGATATTGGTTGATTTTCCAAAGGATTTAAATTTTAGTATAGGTATTCCTTGATCGTGATACATGACTAATATGGCATCTGCATGTTTTAGATATTTTTTGATAAAAATTGTATCTATTGGTAGTGGACCAGTCAAGTCATATCCTGTATTACGTAATGTATTTAATGTTGGTATTATGATTTCCTTTTCTTCTTGTCCGAGGTAACCGTTTTCTCCAGCGTGGGGATTTAATCCAGAGACGATGATTTTTGGTGTTGATATATTAAAGTATTTTTTTAAATTTTTAGCAAGAATTATAATTGTGTTAGATAATGATTCTTTTGTAATAAATTGTGTTATTTTAGAAATAGGTAGATGTGTAGTCATTAAAGCTATTCGTAGTTGATTATCAGTGAACATCATGACCACTTTTTTAGTTTGAGTATAATTAGCAAGAAATTCGGTATGTCCAATGAATGATATACCACTTTCATTTATAGTAGCTTTATGAATAGGTCCGGTTACTAATGCTGAAAATTCTCCGTTAAGGCATCCTTGGCAAGCGCGTGTTAATGTGTTAATGACGTATTTACTGTTGTTAATATTTAATTTTCCTGGTGTTATTGTGTCTGGAGCGTTGATTGGTAATATTGTTAATTCTCCATTTTTTTTTATATTATTTTTTTTGTTTTGATAGGTATGTAGTTGTATAGGTAAATTTAGTTGTTTAGCTCTGTTAATTAATAAATTGGGATCAGCGCAAATAACTATTTCTATTGGCCATTTTTGTTTTTTCTGTGCAATCATAATAGTGAGATCTGGTCCTATTCCAGCAGGTTCACCTGGTGTGATTACAATAGGGCGATGGTTATTAGTCATTGTTTTCGTTAAAAATTTTAATATAAGATGATGATTTTAGTTCTTGTATCCATCGTTTGGTTTCATCGTTAATTTTTTTATTGAAAATTATTTGAGATGCATCGAATTGAGATATTGTTTCATTTTTGTTTATTATTTTGGTATCTATTAGTTGAATGATAGACCATCCATCTGTGGTTTGTATTGGTGGGCTAATTTCTCCTTTTTTTAGTGATTGTAAAATTTTTTGTGTATTTCGGTCAAATTCATCAAGATATTTCCATTCTGAGTTTACATTTTGATTGTATGAATCAGTGTTTTTAAACATTTGCTGTGCTTCAAGAGAAAACGTAGTTTCTTTGTTTTTTATTTTTTTTGTTATTTGTAGTAATTTTTGTCTATTTTTTTGGTGTTCATGGGTGTTTGATGTTTTTAATGTAATATGTTTTGTATGTATTATTGTAACCATATTGGTGTTTATGTTGTGTTCTATATCATTTATTTTTAAAATATGTAGTCCAACGTTAGAACGGATAGGACCGATAACACTATTTATTTTTAAATCGTGTTGGATCAAAGTTTCGGAGAATAATGTTGGTAGTTCTTTTAATGTGCTCCAATGAACTTTTTTGATCTGAATATTTTGAAATTTATTGTTTTTTTCATGTATTAGTTGTTGTATGTTAGCTCCTTTTTTAAGTTTGCTGATGAGTGAAGTACTTAATGAGTATGCTGTTGTAATTTCTTGTTTTGTGGGGTTTTTTGTAAGTGGAATTAAAATGTGATTTAATTGAAACGCATTATTATTATTTTGTGTAAGTCTTTTAGTAAGAGTTTGTATTTCGTAGGGGAGTATTTTTATTCGTTGGTGCATTTCGTAGTTATGTATTGCATTGATAAGAGTATTTTTTCGAACATAATCCATGTAAGTATCGTAATTGATACCATTATTTGTTAGGTGAGATCGGAATTGCGCATTGTTCATGTTGTTTTGTTTTGCAATATAATTAACAATTTCGTTTGTTTGCTGATCGCTAATATTGATATTCATTTTTTGTGCTAATTGTAATATAAGTGTATCAGAAATCAATTGTTTAAGTATGTTTTTTCGTGAGTTTAGTTTATTATTTTTTGTTTCCAAAAGAGTGTTTTTATTATCTTGAATATTAAATTCTCGTATTTTTTGTATGTCGCTTTCAAGGATGATATTTGTATTTACTATTGCGGCAATTTTGTCTATTGTAGATGTTGCAATACTGTTATTGATAGATAATGATAATAGGGAAATAGAAAACAATATTAATATTTTATTATATTTCATATTAGTTTTTTGTATCCAATCTAACAGGTCATAGATAATATATGTAATTTAGATAATACATAATATTATGAATATTATATATTATGAATATTATATTTATATTTATTTTGTTATTGTGTTGTTTGTTTATAAAATGTAGAAATATATTGATTATTTGTAAATTAAATATTAATAAATATTATTATTGTGAAGTTATAGAATAGTTTGATAAGGTAATGCACTGATATTCAGTATATCACAAATTTTTGATTCTGATTTCAAATATTGGTTTGATGTGTATAATGTTACTTTAAACAGTAATTTATTGTCGTATTTTGTTGAGTTAGTTTTCTTGTTCCAAATGTTGATTTTTCGTTCGTATCCTGTGTTTATTTTCCAACAGCATGTATAAAATTGCATGCCAATTGTTTGATTAATTGTTTGTTTGTTATTAGTTTTGTAAAACTGAGTACCGCTTATTGTCCAGTGTTTGCTAATCGGCCAGTTTCCGATAATTCCTAGTTGTGTAATATTTTTTTGATAGTCTTTGTTAATTAATTCTGGTGTTATTTTTGCAAAGTATTTTGAGTTGAGATAACAATAATTTATTTGTAATATTTTATTATTGTTTTTTTTGTGTTCTATAATGGCATTTCCTGATTTAAATTGTTTAATGTGTGTATTATATTGGATATTGGTTTTTATTTTTAGTGATTTTTTAATAGTTAAGTTGCTATTAGCTATCCATGTTATATTATGATTTTTTTTGTAGGGGTTGTGTTTTTTTATGTCATTGTTAATGTTTTGGTGTTTTAAAAAATAAATTTGTCCTAATGAAATATTGAATATTTCAATATCATTTTTATCATAAATTTTTGTGTATATGTTGCTTGTTAATTGATTAGCAGGAGCAATTCGATCTAAACCACTATATAATGTGTCTTCAAATGGATTAGGATTATTCGTTTGAAAAATTGTAGTGTCGTATATTGCAATATTGTTTTGGTTGCGATATGGTATGTATAAATATTGGAATTTTGGTTCTAATGTTTGTTTATATTTTTTTAATATTTGTGTTCGTTTTTGTAATATAATTTTGGTATTGCTCTTGAATTCTGGAATATATCTATTAATAGTGTGTGTTAAATGTTTGTTTGTGTGCATTGTCGTATTGTTGTAATAATCGATATTGTTTTGTTGATAATGTGTTGTTTTTAATGTGATCTTGGTATGAGAGTCAGTGTTAAAGATATTAGATGATATAATGATGCTTGGTTCGATATGTACTCTGGTTGTTCTGGGGTAATTATGGTTAATATTTTTAAAGTAAGTTAATTCTCCAAATAGTTGAAAATTTACCGGTTTAAGTTTATTTGTGTAAAGGTTTATATTTAATTGTGGTTTAGTATTATATATATTTTTAATGTTATTTTTCAGTGGTTGAAATTCTTTATATAACAAATTAATATACCATAGGTTGTCAGTGTATTGACAGGACATTGTTTTTTTAGTATAAAAATTTCTTACGGGATGCAATTGTTTTAGTGTACTATTTTGTAAATAGTTGCAATCGTTAATTTTTATATAGTGGCTTTTTATTCGCCATTTTTTGTGTATTGTGTTATTTAAATTATAATATAGTAACCATTGGTTAGTATGTTTATTGTTATGTGGTTGATTGTTATTTAATATTTCCAAATTTATCACTCCTGTGTTTAGTTTTTTAAGATATTGAATGGTATTTTTTATTTGTATTCCTTGTTGTGGTATAAGGTTGGTTGAAATATTTCCATAACAGTATTGATTAATATTAAAGTGATATGGTAATTTAATTTCTAGTCCATGTTCATTATTATATTCTGGAGTGGGTGGATGAAATCCTTCATGGTTTTTGTGGTCTAATGATAATTGTAAGTAAGGGATGTATAAAATTGGTATGTTTTTTATTTTAAAATATGCGTTCCAAATATCTAAAATATCTTTTTTGTGGTCATATGAGATTTGTGATCCTGTGATTTTCCAGTAATTCCTTTTTGGAAGGCAGGAGGTTAAGTTTGCATGTTTTAATATAGTATAACGATTATTATAACGTTGTTTGATATGATTTGCTGTACCGTATGTTTGATATTTGATGAAATGAAAATTGCTAGAATATAAGTCTGTATTTTTAGTTTGAAAATCAGTTTGAATTTTTTTTCCTGTAATGTTGATAGTATCATTACAATAACAGATATTACCGGTTCCTAGTAATATTGTGTGGGGTGTTGTATTGTTGATTAATTGTTTATGTAAGTATATTTCATTTGCGTATAAAATATTGTTATGATGTGTAACTATAACATTTCCTGAAAAATAAGCTTGTTTCTCGTCGAGATAAAATTTAGCTTGGTTAGCCTGAATTGTAATTTTTGTATCATTATTTATTAGTTGTTCATTGATTATTGGATTTTGTTGAATAAAGTTTTTTTCAAGCGGGTAAGTATTTGTGGGATTGGCTAAGCTATGTTGTATATTTTGATAAAATATTAAAATAATAACGGTAATATCAATGAATATTTTTATTACATTTTTTTTAGTATGTTGTATTGAATATTTCATTTTTAGACAAAGGCGGTAATTTTTTGAGTAATATTATGGGTGTGGGTGAAATATTATAGGTGTAGGTGTTAAAACGGTTGTTTGAAGTAGGTTTTTTTATGTTATCGTGACTTAGTTTTTATATTATTAATTATTATTATGGATCGAATTATTGGTTATATTATTATTAATAATAATATTATGATTGATATTTCATTAGGTTGTGAATTCATAAATAATAATTATTTGTTGGTATATGAATAAGTAGCGAGTATGTGTCGAATAATAATTTAAGTATGTTAAGTACAGACATTTTATATTTTGAGAATGTATTGTGTTTTATATAAACATTTATGATGTAAAACTGATAATTTAATGTTAGCATTAGTGAAAATAAATTGTTTATTTTAGAAATTTTGGTTGACTATTTTCATAGTTAGTGATTTTATCTTCGTATTGTAATGTTGTATGGATGTAGTCAATATTATTTAGGATAGAATTGAGATGATGATCGTTTATTGCAAACGTATAGTAATGCGTGTGATTTATTAAAATAATTTTTTTATTTAAATCGATGGTGAATTTTGTTGTTTTTTGTTGATTTTTAAATATTGTTTTAAACATTTGATTGATTGTTGTATGTGATACACATATTGCTAATAGTTTATTTTGTATGCAGTTATTATAGAAAATATCAGCAAAACTTGGTGCAATAATTACATGAAATCCGTAATCCGCCAATGCCCATACTGCATGTTCACGTGATGAACCGCATCCAAAATTTTCTCGTGTAAGTAAAATACTGGCATGTTTATAATGTGGTTGATTTAGGATAAAATGCGGGTTGATTATTTTGCATGTTTTATCTAGGAATCTCCAATTGCTAAATAGATATTTTCCAAATCCATGTTGTGTTGTTTTTGTTAAGAATTGTTTGGAAATAATGGCATCTGTGTCTACATTGACCATATCTAATGGTACGACAATTCCTGTATGTTGAGTATGATTGTTATTCATTTTAGTATTTGATTATTCAGTTTTATTAAATTATTTTTCGAATGTCAGTGAAATATCCGGTAATTGCTGCTGCAGCTGCCATGATTGGACTAAGCAAATGTGTTCGACCGCCATATCCTTGTCGTCCTTCAAAGTTTCTATTACTCGTTGAGGCACAACGTTCACCAAAATTTAATTTATCATTGTTCATTCCTAAACACATAGAGCAGCCTGGTAATCTCCATTCACAGCCTGCATCAAGAAATATTTTGTCTAAACCTTCTGTTTCTGCTTGTGTTTTTACTGGGGTTGACCCTGGAACGATGATTACCTGTATTTTTTTGGCGATTTGTTTGCCAAAGATTACAGCAGCAGCTAATCGTAAATCTTCGATTCGTCCATTTGTGCATGATCCAATAAATACTTTGTCGATTTTTACATTAGTTAAATAAGTATTTTCTTTAAGCTGCATATATTTTAAAGCCTGTATAGCGTTTTTTCTTTCTATTTGATTTTTGAAAGAGTTTAGAGATGGTATTTTTTGATCAACAGCTATCACTTGTCCTGGATTAGTTCCCCAAGTAATTTGAGGGGCAAGCTTATTTACGTGTATAGTGTGTGTTGCATCAAATTTTGCATCTTTGTCAGAATGTAATGTTTTCCAATATTGAATAGCTTGTTGCCAATATTTTCCTTTTGGCGTAAATAGCCTATTTTTTAAATAATTAAATGTAACATTATCTGGGGCGATTAAAGCTGATTTTGCTCCCATTTCAATCCCCATGTTGCAGAGTGTCATTCGTTCTTCCATAGTAAAATTATCAACAATATTGCCACAAAATTCTATGACATGTCCATTGGCTCCTGATGTTCCTATTGTGCCAATAATTGATAATATGACATCTTTAGCAGTGGTGCCTGGTGGCATTATTCCTGATATTGTTATTTTCATTGTTTTATATCGATTTTGTTGCAATGTTTGAGTGGCTAATACATGTTCTACTTCTGATGTACCGATTCCAAATGCTAATGCCCCAAAAGCACCATGAGTGGAGGTGTGTGAATCACCGCATACAATTGTCATACCTGGTAATGTAATTCCTTGTTCTGGCCCGATAACATGCACTATTCCTTGATATGGGTGATTGATGTCATATAATTTAATTCCGAATTGTTGGCAGTTATTAATTAATTTTTCCATCTGAATTTTTGCCATATTTCCTGAAGCGTAAATATTTTTTGTTGTAGTGGGGACATTGTGATCCATAGTTGCAAATGTTTTATTAGGTTGTCGAATAGATCGATTTTTTTTTCGTAAATTATCAAATGCTTGTGGTGAAGTAACTTCATGTAATAAGTGACGATCGATATACAATAACGGGGTTGTATTATATGTTTCATGAATAATGTGTGAATCGTATAATTTTTGATATAAGGATTTTCCCATGTTATTTAACCTGTGTTTAATGTTTAATTAATGAAGCAATTATATCACCCATTTCATTAGTTCCTACTATTATATTTTTATTATTAGCTATATCTTGAGTTCGGTATCCTTTTTGCAATGCTTGAATAACGGCATGTTCAATAATATTTGCAATTTTGTGTAACCGTAGGCTGTATCGGAAAAGTAATGCAAGAGAAAGAATTTGTGCTATTGGATTTGCGATATTTTTTCCCGCAATATCAGGAGCAGATCCTCCTGCTGGTTCGTATAATCCAAAGTATTTTTCGTTTAAGCTTGCAGAGGGCAACATACCAATTGAACCAGTAATACTAGCGCATGCGTCAGATATAATATCTCCGAAAAGATTAGAGCATAGTATTACATCAAATCTATGTGGATTTTCAATTAATTGCATAATAGCATTATCAATATATAAATGAGTTAATGTAATTTCTGGATAGTTTTTTGATATTTTATTAATAGTATTACGCCACAGTATAGAACTTTCTAGTACGTTTGCTTTATCAACAGAAGTGATATGTTGTCGTCGTTTTCGTGCTAATTTAAATGCAATATGAGCTATTCTTTCTATTTCATAACGGTAATAAATTTCAGTATTATAAGCATACTCGTTGTTTTTTTCTATATTGTGTCCTCTTGGTGTTCCAAAGTAAATTCCTCCTGTTAATTCACGTACACATAAAATATCGATTTCTTGAGAATGTGTGTTATTCCGCAGTGGAGAAAGATGTTTTAATGTTTGATAAGTACGGGCGGGTCGTAAATTAGCAAATAGTTCAAATTTTTTTCGTAGCGTCAATAATCCTCCTCGTTCTGGTTGTTGATCAGGTGGTAGTGTATTCCATTTTTTTCCTCCTACGGATCCGAGTAAAATGGCATCTGATTTTTCACAGGCTGTTAATGTGTTTTGAGGCAGTGCTGTTCCCGTTTTATCGATAGCAATTCCACCTATTTGGTGTTCGTGTAAAGATATTGTTATTTTAAAATATTGTTGTATGTTATTAATAATTTTGTAGGCTTGTTGCATGATTTCTGGACCAATACCGTCTCCAGGTAAGATTGTAATTTTATATTTTTTGTGCATTGTTTTATTATTTTCCTGATATAATGTTTTTATTATTGTATTGTAATTTTTGTCGTTTGATTTCTACTTGTTGTACCAGCCAAATGTTGTTTAAAGCATTTACCATGGCCTTTGTGGAAGATTCAATGATATCTATAGCTAATCCCACTCCATGGAAGCATCTTTTTTTGTATGTTACTACAACATCTACTTGTCCTAGTGCATCTCGTCCGTGTCCTTTAGAGGTCAATTGATATTTTTCTAAATTAATAGACAAGCCTGTGATATTATTTAAAGCTTCGTATATTGCAGCTATTGGTCCATTTCCTGTTGCAGATTTTGAGTGGGTGGTGTTACCACATTTTAATTTTACTGAAGCTACAGCAAGGTTGAAAGATCTTGATTGAATATTGTAATATTCCAAATGAAAGTATTCTGGTTGTTCTTCTTGGTTGTTTATAAAGGCTAATGCTTCTAAATCATAGTCAAAGACTTGTCCTTTTTTGTCAGCTAATTTTAAAAATACTTCGTATAGTTTGTTCATATCATAATCGCTATCTTGATAGCCCATTTTGTTCATATGATGTTTTACTGCTGCACGGCCAGATCGTGAAGTGAGATTGAATTTTGCTTCTTGTACTCCAATACTGCTCGGTTCGATAATTTCATAATTTTTTCTGTTTTTTAAAACACCATCTTGATGAATACCAGATGAATGTGAAAAAGCATTATTGCCGACAATTGCTTTATTTATTGGGATAGGTACATTACATAGTTGACTAATTATTTGACTAGTTCTATAAATTTCTTGATGTTTAATATTGGTGTATGCTTTCAGTAATGGTTTATGTATTTTGATGGCCATGATTACTTCTTCCAAGGCTGTATTTCCTGCTCGTTCCCCGATGCCATTTATAGTGCCTTCAATTTGTCTAGCGCCAGCTTGTATAGCGGTGATGGAATTCCCCACAGCCATTCCTAAATCATCATGACAGTGTACTGAAATAATAGCTTGGTCTATGACAGGAACACGGTTGTATAGTGTTTTTATTATTTTTTTGAATTGACATGGAATTGTGTATCCTACTGTATCCGGGATATTAA from Blochmannia endosymbiont of Polyrhachis (Hedomyrma) turneri includes the following:
- the rsmA gene encoding 16S rRNA (adenine(1518)-N(6)/adenine(1519)-N(6))-dimethyltransferase RsmA, giving the protein MKKIFYKNHLIKKKLGQTFLKDQNIINTIINHIQLKKQQITVEIGPGLGALTKEIIKLVDQLTVIEIDQNLSQRLIKNLSIKKINVIQKNVTTINFKELSNHIGQPIRIIGNLPYNIATKIIFHLLQYSDIIQDMYLMLQTEIAKRLMAAPNNKNYGKLSVVSQYYCSITGVLEVQSHAFVPKPQVNSRMVKLVPYHTNNNPYPKTDIQKLNTVTRIAFNQRRKTIKNSLSSIFEPQELKNQGINLQSRAENLNIEQFCNLANATKKCIYQ
- the pdxA gene encoding 4-hydroxythreonine-4-phosphate dehydrogenase PdxA, which gives rise to MTNNHRPIVITPGEPAGIGPDLTIMIAQKKQKWPIEIVICADPNLLINRAKQLNLPIQLHTYQNKKNNIKKNGELTILPINAPDTITPGKLNINNSKYVINTLTRACQGCLNGEFSALVTGPIHKATINESGISFIGHTEFLANYTQTKKVVMMFTDNQLRIALMTTHLPISKITQFITKESLSNTIIILAKNLKKYFNISTPKIIVSGLNPHAGENGYLGQEEKEIIIPTLNTLRNTGYDLTGPLPIDTIFIKKYLKHADAILVMYHDQGIPILKFKSFGKSTNITLGLPFIRTSVDHGTAIELAGTKYINTGSINMAIKLAIQMINKSHEKNFL
- a CDS encoding peptidylprolyl isomerase, giving the protein MTYIIYDLLDWIQKTNMKYNKILILFSISLLSLSINNSIATSTIDKIAAIVNTNIILESDIQKIREFNIQDNKNTLLETKNNKLNSRKNILKQLISDTLILQLAQKMNINISDQQTNEIVNYIAKQNNMNNAQFRSHLTNNGINYDTYMDYVRKNTLINAIHNYEMHQRIKILPYEIQTLTKRLTQNNNNAFQLNHILIPLTKNPTKQEITTAYSLSTSLISKLKKGANIQQLIHEKNNKFQNIQIKKVHWSTLKELPTLFSETLIQHDLKINSVIGPIRSNVGLHILKINDIEHNINTNMVTIIHTKHITLKTSNTHEHQKNRQKLLQITKKIKNKETTFSLEAQQMFKNTDSYNQNVNSEWKYLDEFDRNTQKILQSLKKGEISPPIQTTDGWSIIQLIDTKIINKNETISQFDASQIIFNKKINDETKRWIQELKSSSYIKIFNENND
- the lptD gene encoding LPS assembly protein LptD, which encodes MKYSIQHTKKNVIKIFIDITVIILIFYQNIQHSLANPTNTYPLEKNFIQQNPIINEQLINNDTKITIQANQAKFYLDEKQAYFSGNVIVTHHNNILYANEIYLHKQLINNTTPHTILLGTGNICYCNDTINITGKKIQTDFQTKNTDLYSSNFHFIKYQTYGTANHIKQRYNNRYTILKHANLTSCLPKRNYWKITGSQISYDHKKDILDIWNAYFKIKNIPILYIPYLQLSLDHKNHEGFHPPTPEYNNEHGLEIKLPYHFNINQYCYGNISTNLIPQQGIQIKNTIQYLKKLNTGVINLEILNNNQPHNNKHTNQWLLYYNLNNTIHKKWRIKSHYIKINDCNYLQNSTLKQLHPVRNFYTKKTMSCQYTDNLWYINLLYKEFQPLKNNIKNIYNTKPQLNINLYTNKLKPVNFQLFGELTYFKNINHNYPRTTRVHIEPSIIISSNIFNTDSHTKITLKTTHYQQNNIDYYNNTTMHTNKHLTHTINRYIPEFKSNTKIILQKRTQILKKYKQTLEPKFQYLYIPYRNQNNIAIYDTTIFQTNNPNPFEDTLYSGLDRIAPANQLTSNIYTKIYDKNDIEIFNISLGQIYFLKHQNINNDIKKHNPYKKNHNITWIANSNLTIKKSLKIKTNIQYNTHIKQFKSGNAIIEHKKNNNKILQINYCYLNSKYFAKITPELINKDYQKNITQLGIIGNWPISKHWTISGTQFYKTNNKQTINQTIGMQFYTCCWKINTGYERKINIWNKKTNSTKYDNKLLFKVTLYTSNQYLKSESKICDILNISALPYQTIL
- the leuD gene encoding 3-isopropylmalate dehydratase small subunit, coding for MNNNHTQHTGIVVPLDMVNVDTDAIISKQFLTKTTQHGFGKYLFSNWRFLDKTCKIINPHFILNQPHYKHASILLTRENFGCGSSREHAVWALADYGFHVIIAPSFADIFYNNCIQNKLLAICVSHTTINQMFKTIFKNQQKTTKFTIDLNKKIILINHTHYYTFAINDHHLNSILNNIDYIHTTLQYEDKITNYENSQPKFLK
- the leuC gene encoding 3-isopropylmalate dehydratase large subunit — encoded protein: MGKSLYQKLYDSHIIHETYNTTPLLYIDRHLLHEVTSPQAFDNLRKKNRSIRQPNKTFATMDHNVPTTTKNIYASGNMAKIQMEKLINNCQQFGIKLYDINHPYQGIVHVIGPEQGITLPGMTIVCGDSHTSTHGAFGALAFGIGTSEVEHVLATQTLQQNRYKTMKITISGIMPPGTTAKDVILSIIGTIGTSGANGHVIEFCGNIVDNFTMEERMTLCNMGIEMGAKSALIAPDNVTFNYLKNRLFTPKGKYWQQAIQYWKTLHSDKDAKFDATHTIHVNKLAPQITWGTNPGQVIAVDQKIPSLNSFKNQIERKNAIQALKYMQLKENTYLTNVKIDKVFIGSCTNGRIEDLRLAAAVIFGKQIAKKIQVIIVPGSTPVKTQAETEGLDKIFLDAGCEWRLPGCSMCLGMNNDKLNFGERCASTSNRNFEGRQGYGGRTHLLSPIMAAAAAITGYFTDIRKII
- the leuB gene encoding 3-isopropylmalate dehydrogenase; translation: MHKKYKITILPGDGIGPEIMQQAYKIINNIQQYFKITISLHEHQIGGIAIDKTGTALPQNTLTACEKSDAILLGSVGGKKWNTLPPDQQPERGGLLTLRKKFELFANLRPARTYQTLKHLSPLRNNTHSQEIDILCVRELTGGIYFGTPRGHNIEKNNEYAYNTEIYYRYEIERIAHIAFKLARKRRQHITSVDKANVLESSILWRNTINKISKNYPEITLTHLYIDNAIMQLIENPHRFDVILCSNLFGDIISDACASITGSIGMLPSASLNEKYFGLYEPAGGSAPDIAGKNIANPIAQILSLALLFRYSLRLHKIANIIEHAVIQALQKGYRTQDIANNKNIIVGTNEMGDIIASLIKH
- the leuA gene encoding 2-isopropylmalate synthase gives rise to the protein MEQKIIIFDTTLRDGEQSLQVSLNVKQKLQIAFALEKLGVDIMEVGFPISSPGDFESVHTIAQKIKNSCICGLARCIDKDIDVAAEALKIASNFRIHIFLGTSNLHIQSKLKKNFKQIVEMAIYAIKYARKYTDDVEFSCEDAGRTQIDNLCYIVEAAIKAGAKTINIPDTVGYTIPCQFKKIIKTLYNRVPVIDQAIISVHCHDDLGMAVGNSITAIQAGARQIEGTINGIGERAGNTALEEVIMAIKIHKPLLKAYTNIKHQEIYRTSQIISQLCNVPIPINKAIVGNNAFSHSSGIHQDGVLKNRKNYEIIEPSSIGVQEAKFNLTSRSGRAAVKHHMNKMGYQDSDYDMNKLYEVFLKLADKKGQVFDYDLEALAFINNQEEQPEYFHLEYYNIQSRSFNLAVASVKLKCGNTTHSKSATGNGPIAAIYEALNNITGLSINLEKYQLTSKGHGRDALGQVDVVVTYKKRCFHGVGLAIDIIESSTKAMVNALNNIWLVQQVEIKRQKLQYNNKNIISGK